From one Lotus japonicus ecotype B-129 chromosome 3, LjGifu_v1.2 genomic stretch:
- the LOC130744502 gene encoding uncharacterized protein LOC130744502, with translation MVIVATERSLHYWDMRTVRKVGEVREELIGELSLYVNDYTYMWGYDVVHAMHHRLILPPGDRATEDKWMHLPKMGYLIATRFQVVFISISLDSSYTYLPLRGGAPPLEHPVIVVGHVTNHFVQLKLVSVHPMPPIALQWPYNAVPPATEWCSPYEERFARFMVEHTAWIGPRVPNKNDYIDITED, from the exons ATGGTAATTGTGGCTACAGAGCGGTCGCTGCATTACTGGGACATGAGAACGGTCAGGAAGGTTGGCGAGGTTAGGGAAGAGTTGATTGGAGAACTCTCACTATATGTGAATGACTATACATACATGTGGGGTTATGATGTAGTACATGCCATGCACCATCGTCTCATTCTCCCTCCTGGTGATAGAGCCACCGAAGACAAATGGATGCATCTCCCGAAGATGGGGTACCTTATTGCTACCCGGTTTCAGGTGGTTTTCATCTCCATTTCGTTAGACTCTAGTTACACTTACCTTCCACTAAGAGGAGGCGCCCCACCGTTGGAACATCCAGTCATAGTTGTTGGTCATGTGACcaatcactttgtacag CTGAAGTTGGTGTCTGTACATcctatgccgccaattgctctccaATGGCCATACAACGCCGTACCACCTGCGACTGAATGGTGTAGCCCGTATGAAGAGCGTTTTGCCAGATTTATGGTTGAACACACTGCTTGGATTGGTCCTCGTGTTCCTAACAAGAATGATTACATAGACATCACAGaagattga